The Nostoc commune NIES-4072 genome includes a window with the following:
- a CDS encoding phage tail protein — translation MAVEVISSSNFIFEFGGTVYPIKSFSGIDVEAKIAAADLPIASGAKAQVTYQTTSSGYTDNKNFTIEAALEDGNKKLFDVWAKALPATYTGGGGKWNDGYTDGKITILDASGGEVVSYDLKQCQIVSYSVSDFDVASKDILMESFEFNAQMIQRSK, via the coding sequence ATGGCTGTAGAAGTAATTTCTTCTAGTAATTTTATTTTTGAATTTGGTGGCACAGTTTATCCGATTAAGAGCTTCAGTGGTATAGATGTGGAAGCAAAAATCGCTGCTGCTGATCTTCCCATAGCATCAGGTGCCAAGGCGCAGGTAACTTACCAGACAACTTCTAGTGGTTACACCGATAATAAAAACTTCACTATCGAGGCAGCTCTGGAAGATGGCAACAAGAAACTGTTCGACGTTTGGGCTAAAGCCTTACCTGCAACTTATACCGGTGGCGGTGGCAAATGGAATGATGGTTATACTGATGGCAAAATAACAATCTTAGATGCTAGCGGTGGTGAAGTAGTTAGTTACGACCTCAAGCAATGTCAAATTGTCAGTTATTCTGTGTCAGATTTTGATGTTGCTAGCAAAGATATTTTGATGGAATCATTTGAATTTAACGCTCAAATGATCCAGCGATCAAAATAA
- a CDS encoding REP-associated tyrosine transposase, with amino-acid sequence MQYRRAKTPGATYFFTLVTHHRRSILDKSENIDLLREAFRYVMRQHPFKIDAIVILPDHLHCIWTLPENDADFSTRWRLIKSYFSRKCHVYYQGKMTSSRQRKGEKAIWQRRFWEHQIRDDHDFVNHVEYIHHNPVHHGLVLAPKDWQYSSFHRYVKAGVYDLMWGAEDRLIFNGNVGME; translated from the coding sequence ATGCAATATCGGCGGGCAAAAACACCAGGAGCTACTTATTTTTTTACCCTTGTTACCCACCATCGTCGTTCAATTTTGGATAAATCTGAAAATATAGATTTACTCAGGGAAGCTTTTCGTTATGTTATGAGACAACATCCCTTTAAAATTGATGCGATAGTCATTTTGCCAGATCATCTCCATTGTATTTGGACATTACCCGAAAATGATGCTGATTTTTCAACTCGCTGGCGATTAATTAAAAGTTATTTTAGTCGTAAATGCCATGTTTATTATCAAGGTAAAATGACTTCATCTCGACAAAGAAAGGGAGAAAAAGCGATTTGGCAACGTCGATTTTGGGAGCATCAAATTAGAGATGATCATGATTTTGTTAATCATGTGGAATATATTCATCATAATCCAGTTCATCACGGATTAGTTCTTGCGCCGAAAGATTGGCAATATTCGAGTTTTCACCGTTATGTGAAAGCGGGAGTTTATGATTTGATGTGGGGTGCTGAAGACAGGTTGATATTTAATGGCAATGTTGGCATGGAATGA
- a CDS encoding DUF6760 family protein, which produces MEQLHEEVALIAFYFHWSLEDILTLTHANRRLWVSEIAKIKEQ; this is translated from the coding sequence TTGGAACAACTGCACGAGGAGGTAGCTTTAATTGCCTTTTATTTTCATTGGTCTTTAGAGGATATCTTGACACTAACCCATGCTAATCGGCGGCTTTGGGTATCGGAAATAGCCAAGATTAAGGAGCAATAA
- a CDS encoding sensor histidine kinase, with protein MQKSLAQMYADSSARPSSYLLGYPDIRSMCQLQVEQLATQLPSITVWSVYNDLDRGKSRIGAGYRQEQLSSYTEISYLESELWWIDSLPSLQLSELTIASSYNAYVFPFCQQGSHPEYLLVLSYQPLLPSQQQCVEQSAQLLSHYLVIYKEYSRQKAEIQLLEQALQRSEHQTRNPLALIALYAENLRLCLHTGAEQEQAKVIHETAQKLSSDLKSLLYCGQQAKLQFTSCDLRLVLAESIQDLQPWLEQKQLRVLYPNAPITLAVDRWQLKQVFDNLLSNAVSFSPEGETISWQWQIFRNEAIFQVRDRGPGVPPEALEQVFAPFYTQRPGGTGLGLAIAKKIILDHRGSLWVDNLPEGGAQFSFTLPC; from the coding sequence ATGCAAAAATCACTAGCTCAGATGTATGCAGATTCTTCAGCTAGACCTTCGTCTTATCTATTAGGCTATCCAGATATAAGAAGTATGTGTCAGCTACAAGTTGAACAGTTAGCAACACAGCTACCAAGCATTACTGTTTGGAGCGTTTATAATGATCTAGATAGAGGAAAGAGTCGGATAGGGGCAGGCTACAGGCAAGAACAATTAAGTTCTTATACAGAAATTTCTTACCTAGAATCAGAACTGTGGTGGATAGATTCTTTACCTTCTTTGCAGTTGAGCGAATTGACGATCGCAAGCAGCTACAATGCCTACGTCTTCCCTTTTTGTCAGCAAGGTTCTCATCCTGAGTATCTTTTGGTGTTGAGCTATCAGCCTCTCTTGCCATCCCAACAACAATGTGTAGAGCAATCCGCTCAACTGTTGAGCCATTATTTAGTTATTTATAAAGAATATTCACGGCAAAAGGCAGAGATTCAATTACTTGAGCAAGCATTACAGCGTTCAGAACATCAAACTCGCAATCCTCTGGCTTTGATTGCTCTCTATGCCGAAAATCTTCGCCTTTGTTTGCATACAGGAGCAGAGCAAGAACAAGCAAAAGTGATTCACGAAACTGCACAGAAGTTAAGTAGTGACTTGAAGAGTTTGCTTTACTGTGGGCAGCAGGCCAAATTGCAATTTACTAGTTGTGATTTGAGGCTGGTATTGGCTGAGAGTATTCAAGATTTGCAACCTTGGCTAGAGCAAAAACAACTGCGTGTATTGTATCCGAATGCGCCCATTACTTTAGCAGTGGATCGGTGGCAGCTAAAGCAAGTTTTTGACAATTTATTGAGCAATGCTGTTAGTTTTAGTCCTGAGGGGGAAACTATTAGCTGGCAGTGGCAAATATTTAGAAATGAAGCAATTTTCCAAGTGCGCGATCGCGGCCCTGGAGTTCCCCCAGAGGCTCTAGAACAAGTATTTGCACCTTTTTATACTCAAAGACCAGGAGGAACAGGGTTAGGATTAGCGATCGCTAAAAAAATTATCCTCGACCATCGCGGCAGTCTTTGGGTAGACAATCTCCCTGAAGGAGGGGCACAGTTCTCTTTTACATTACCTTGCTAG
- a CDS encoding phage tail sheath family protein: MPRLDYFAPGVYVEEVDRGSRPIEGISLSVAGFIGFTEDVRGDAELFQPMMVTTWDQYLEYFGKQGSDGFTDFNAYLPFAVYGWFLNGGGRCWVSSIGIKLPGSAAPPAEESATKVLNSGGRPSLRFFIKASEEGSALALPGSTPRLTVQIQSSTPKPPPEDAPEGTEPPLDSGEFFTIVVKRSEQELERYEHLTMNSTINTQVADYVVTVLETSEFLTIEDIAQNGQPLSRRPVNGMYEVSPPPHISTPDRFPRDLQGTRDDRTGIQGIFEIDDVAMIACPDLMRVYQEGLIDLDQVHGMMEMMISRCENSSPSPPFRMVVLDAPPCKNGAAVPAEQVKPQHVAQWLSAFNRRSQFAALYYPWIKVANPRNGGRPIAIPPCGHMMGVWCRTDETRGLYKAPANDTPRGVIGLAYETNFREQELLNPLGINCIRNFANFNRGIKIWGARTLVEPDNIQWRYISVRRLMSYIEKSIEIGTQWVVFEPNDSRLWGRVNATVSSFLERLWREGALVGASAADAFYVKCDAELNTPDTMMLGRLYIEIGVAPVRPAEFVIFRISQWAPGQ; encoded by the coding sequence ATGCCCAGATTAGATTACTTTGCCCCTGGTGTTTACGTCGAAGAAGTAGACCGTGGCAGTCGCCCGATAGAAGGAATCAGCCTGAGTGTTGCTGGTTTTATTGGCTTTACTGAAGATGTACGTGGTGACGCTGAACTGTTTCAACCGATGATGGTCACCACTTGGGATCAATACCTTGAATACTTTGGCAAGCAAGGATCTGATGGCTTCACAGACTTCAATGCTTACTTACCTTTTGCCGTTTACGGTTGGTTTCTGAATGGTGGTGGTCGCTGTTGGGTTTCTAGCATCGGTATCAAGCTGCCTGGTTCGGCAGCGCCACCTGCTGAAGAAAGTGCTACAAAGGTTTTAAACTCAGGCGGTCGTCCATCTTTGCGGTTCTTTATTAAGGCATCTGAAGAAGGGAGCGCACTCGCTCTACCAGGATCTACCCCCCGGCTGACTGTGCAAATTCAATCCAGTACGCCTAAACCTCCCCCAGAAGATGCACCCGAAGGAACAGAACCGCCACTAGACTCAGGCGAATTTTTCACTATTGTAGTCAAGCGGAGTGAGCAGGAGCTTGAACGGTACGAGCACCTGACAATGAACTCGACCATCAATACCCAGGTAGCAGACTATGTAGTTACGGTTCTGGAAACATCTGAATTCTTGACTATTGAGGATATCGCCCAAAACGGGCAACCTCTATCCCGCCGTCCTGTTAATGGGATGTACGAGGTCAGCCCACCTCCTCATATTTCTACTCCAGATCGCTTCCCCCGCGATTTGCAAGGGACACGCGACGATCGTACTGGCATTCAGGGGATTTTTGAAATTGACGACGTTGCTATGATTGCCTGCCCAGACCTGATGCGGGTCTACCAAGAGGGACTAATAGACCTCGATCAGGTACACGGTATGATGGAAATGATGATCAGCAGGTGTGAGAACTCCTCGCCCAGCCCCCCTTTCCGCATGGTAGTTCTCGATGCGCCTCCTTGCAAGAATGGTGCAGCAGTACCAGCTGAACAAGTCAAGCCCCAACACGTAGCGCAGTGGTTGAGCGCTTTTAACCGCCGTTCCCAGTTTGCCGCTCTCTACTATCCCTGGATCAAAGTTGCTAACCCCCGCAATGGCGGTAGACCGATTGCTATTCCTCCCTGCGGTCACATGATGGGCGTTTGGTGTCGTACCGACGAAACTAGAGGACTCTACAAAGCACCCGCTAACGACACTCCTCGCGGTGTCATCGGTTTAGCATACGAAACCAACTTCCGCGAACAGGAATTGTTGAACCCGTTAGGCATCAACTGCATCCGCAACTTTGCTAACTTCAATCGAGGCATTAAGATTTGGGGTGCTCGCACCCTGGTCGAGCCAGATAACATTCAGTGGCGTTACATTTCAGTTCGCCGTCTGATGAGCTACATCGAAAAATCGATTGAAATTGGTACCCAGTGGGTGGTATTTGAGCCGAACGATTCTAGACTCTGGGGTCGCGTTAACGCTACTGTCTCCAGTTTCTTGGAACGCTTGTGGCGCGAGGGAGCGCTAGTGGGAGCAAGTGCTGCTGACGCTTTCTATGTCAAGTGCGATGCAGAACTCAATACTCCAGATACCATGATGCTCGGTCGCTTGTACATTGAAATCGGTGTTGCTCCAGTACGCCCTGCGGAATTTGTAATCTTCCGCATCAGTCAGTGGGCGCCAGGGCAATAG
- a CDS encoding response regulator, protein MITKLPVSIVLVEDEPRFRAGLLTLLNFYSNNGNAEFQVVGEADSMDAALNLIAQQQPNLLLLDLELAQGDGITTLTRLKSLSYKGKVLVLSGHEEEEWIFRAMQAGAYGYVLKDRVATQLCDAIATVLNNQIYLAPEVSTVFFRLFHSYTQTTIDAAQGIHLTEREKEVLEWLVKGASNEQIASELYITVATVKAHLTAIFEKLKVNSRTQAIVKALKLGLTQ, encoded by the coding sequence TTGATAACTAAGTTACCTGTTTCAATTGTCTTAGTAGAAGATGAACCGCGCTTTCGAGCAGGTTTGCTGACTCTGCTGAATTTCTATAGCAATAATGGTAATGCAGAGTTTCAGGTTGTCGGTGAAGCAGATTCGATGGATGCAGCCTTAAACTTAATAGCACAGCAACAACCAAATTTACTGCTGTTAGATTTGGAGTTAGCTCAAGGAGATGGAATTACTACCCTGACGCGCTTGAAAAGTTTATCCTACAAGGGTAAAGTACTAGTTTTATCGGGACACGAGGAGGAAGAATGGATATTTCGGGCAATGCAAGCTGGGGCTTATGGGTACGTATTGAAAGACCGTGTTGCGACTCAACTTTGTGATGCGATCGCTACTGTCCTCAATAATCAGATATATCTTGCCCCAGAAGTTTCGACTGTATTTTTCCGCTTATTTCACTCTTATACCCAAACCACCATTGATGCCGCGCAAGGCATTCACTTAACTGAGCGGGAGAAAGAAGTTTTAGAATGGCTAGTCAAAGGTGCTTCTAACGAACAGATTGCCTCTGAACTTTACATTACAGTAGCTACGGTCAAAGCACATTTGACGGCCATATTTGAAAAATTAAAAGTTAACAGCCGCACTCAGGCGATCGTTAAAGCATTAAAACTAGGACTTACGCAATAA
- a CDS encoding Pvc16 family protein: MLPAVTQTLAEILAGGTSLISTEQIDFNHPGLQQGMEPLLNLYCYDIREHNEGQYSVWQIGRRNSYETQDTTSEKYSTVWIDVSFLVSVWGFTALGEQRLLSEALKLLLRHRKLPEEVLDPTLRGHGNLQLLVCAIKPLDALALWSALGVRLRPALYVTVTIPLQLKAESIHPSRLISSKD; this comes from the coding sequence ATGCTCCCTGCTGTTACTCAGACGTTAGCGGAGATCCTGGCTGGTGGAACTTCTCTAATCAGTACAGAGCAAATAGATTTTAACCATCCTGGTCTACAACAAGGTATGGAGCCATTGCTGAACCTTTACTGTTATGACATACGAGAACATAACGAAGGGCAATATTCAGTTTGGCAAATAGGGAGAAGAAACAGCTATGAGACACAGGATACAACCTCTGAGAAATACTCAACTGTTTGGATTGATGTGTCTTTCCTAGTAAGTGTCTGGGGGTTTACAGCGCTAGGGGAACAACGTCTGCTGTCAGAGGCATTAAAGCTACTATTGCGTCACCGCAAGCTGCCAGAAGAGGTGCTAGATCCTACACTGCGTGGTCATGGCAACTTACAATTGCTTGTTTGTGCCATTAAGCCTCTAGATGCATTAGCTTTGTGGAGTGCTTTAGGTGTTAGGTTGCGTCCAGCTTTATATGTGACAGTAACAATACCCTTGCAGCTAAAAGCAGAATCAATACATCCAAGTAGATTAATTAGCTCAAAAGACTAA
- a CDS encoding DUF4255 domain-containing protein, protein MSNYLAIATITAVLQRTLQASIQLDVDSARVTTVKPSNLGSGTPETGVNLFLYHVTPNHISSKNHGYAYRESNGQPSKRSQRGLDLYYLLSFYGNEVELEPQRLLGSVVRTLQDYSIINQQMIQDTLADSSFSFLADSDLANQVELIKIEPLDLSLEDLSKVWSVLFQTPYNLSVAYQTSVVLIDGAEPAQKALPVREYRATLVPFMAQPMVEKVVSQAGVYQPILADSSLMIRGQRLKGDVTHVRIGDVVVTPEQVSEKQIVLPLSLVSANELRAGVQRLQVVHQVMTGIPPAPKGRVESNAVAVVVRPTIIQVKVSKIQGSADELRSAEVSIKVNLKIGKGQRVVLLLNERSTNDPVGYMFEQGKRRQEYTNLIKFVISGVKAGEYLARVQVDGAESVLSVDTNPDSRTFNQYISPKIVLRNSRLG, encoded by the coding sequence ATGAGTAATTATTTAGCTATTGCCACTATAACAGCAGTGCTACAAAGAACTTTGCAGGCAAGCATTCAACTAGATGTGGATAGCGCTAGAGTAACAACAGTTAAGCCTAGTAATTTGGGAAGTGGTACACCTGAAACAGGGGTTAACTTATTTCTTTACCATGTCACACCTAATCATATCAGCAGTAAAAATCATGGATACGCCTATAGAGAATCTAATGGACAGCCAAGCAAACGCAGTCAAAGAGGTTTAGACCTTTACTATTTGCTGAGTTTCTATGGCAATGAAGTCGAGTTAGAACCGCAACGTCTACTGGGTAGCGTTGTGCGGACGCTGCAAGACTATTCAATAATTAATCAGCAGATGATTCAAGATACGCTAGCTGACTCAAGCTTTAGCTTTTTAGCTGATTCTGACCTTGCGAATCAAGTAGAATTAATCAAAATTGAGCCACTCGATTTGTCTTTAGAAGATTTATCTAAGGTGTGGTCTGTACTTTTCCAGACTCCATATAATTTATCAGTTGCCTATCAAACCAGCGTTGTCTTAATTGATGGGGCTGAACCTGCTCAAAAAGCATTGCCTGTGCGGGAATACAGAGCTACACTGGTGCCTTTTATGGCTCAACCAATGGTAGAAAAAGTTGTATCGCAAGCAGGTGTCTATCAGCCAATTTTAGCAGACAGTTCTTTGATGATTCGAGGTCAGCGATTAAAGGGCGATGTCACCCATGTACGGATAGGTGATGTGGTGGTGACTCCAGAACAGGTAAGTGAAAAGCAGATAGTATTGCCTCTATCTTTGGTATCTGCTAATGAGTTGCGGGCTGGTGTGCAGAGGTTGCAAGTAGTTCATCAAGTAATGACAGGGATACCGCCAGCGCCTAAAGGCAGAGTGGAGTCGAATGCAGTAGCTGTTGTAGTGCGCCCGACGATTATACAAGTCAAAGTATCTAAGATTCAAGGGAGTGCAGATGAACTGCGATCGGCTGAGGTGAGTATCAAGGTTAATCTCAAAATTGGCAAAGGGCAGAGGGTAGTTTTGTTGTTAAACGAGCGTTCAACAAATGATCCTGTAGGTTATATGTTTGAGCAGGGTAAGCGACGGCAAGAATATACTAATTTGATAAAATTCGTTATCTCTGGCGTTAAGGCAGGAGAATATTTAGCGCGTGTGCAAGTGGATGGTGCGGAAAGTGTTTTGAGCGTGGATACAAATCCAGATAGTCGAACTTTTAATCAATATATTAGCCCCAAAATAGTTTTGAGAAATAGTAGGTTGGGTTGA
- a CDS encoding phage tail protein produces the protein MAEYLASARFQFTADGLGDDLFVQKVSGLKMSIQVTGTDSPLGVSGGSKVTSQQAASAVKNENITIIFVTNSNKPKAVSDWFYDSHANRDLGGATKTKGELKTADIKVFKQDGSESSHWHFTGVMPLSYKMSNLDVAGNQALTETVSFSYRYVERKK, from the coding sequence ATGGCAGAATATTTAGCATCGGCTAGGTTTCAATTTACCGCCGATGGACTAGGTGATGATTTATTTGTCCAGAAGGTTTCTGGCCTAAAAATGTCGATTCAAGTTACTGGTACTGATAGCCCGTTAGGAGTTAGTGGGGGCAGCAAAGTTACTTCCCAGCAAGCTGCTTCCGCAGTTAAAAACGAAAATATAACCATCATATTTGTTACCAACAGCAACAAGCCTAAAGCCGTCTCTGATTGGTTTTACGATTCTCATGCCAATAGAGATTTAGGCGGAGCGACTAAGACGAAAGGTGAGTTGAAAACTGCTGATATCAAAGTTTTTAAACAAGATGGCAGCGAATCATCTCACTGGCACTTCACGGGTGTAATGCCTCTGTCATATAAGATGTCCAATCTGGATGTTGCTGGCAACCAAGCACTCACAGAAACCGTATCATTTTCTTATAGGTATGTAGAACGCAAAAAATAA
- a CDS encoding CHAT domain-containing protein has protein sequence MQFLTLNKNKSVFSLIALNCLITLQLAFFLAIPGWTQTIDDNRLYQANLLLGLGIRQHQTAQFAEAIASLDKALQLFRQNKNAVGEANTLSILGKIYFTLGQYKRAVDCYQQQRNVLLALGDRAGEAKALDDLSNTYIYQGNGNEAKKLHDLAQKIRKDIGNPQGEAAFLGNIGLAYESQGKFPQAIATYQQQLAIAQKSNDVVNINNSFNRLAQVYQSQGQYQQLMQLYQQQLAMATPAAGIAQQNQDRVRVADLLSQLAQVYKSQGQYLQAIEIYQQQLSTIRNLKDSLGEINSLSNLGGTYRQSGQYEQALEMYQQQLAIARNKNEQLQTGVALNNIGLTLLQAGKLSVAEKTLVDVTKVWELIRAKVGNNINYVQEQAATYRIWQQLLIAQNQPEAALEMAERSKSWSIAQLLGMRLSSEPAWAAAKTAPPELNPPTIDQIRQIAKQQNATLIEYSIIPDEGLYVWVVQPSGDVRFRRIDIKSQPTIYPVSSIADVVASIGEAIQIKGKSEASAKANIQTNPLLQLHQLLIKPIADLLPKETASRLIFITQQELSLVPFAALVDISGKYLIEKHTIVTVPAIQVLALTHKQQRGFAKNNALVVGNPSMPRIALFIGQPPQPLAPLVNAEQEAIEIAELLKAKPLIANQATKKTVLQQLKKAQTVHLATYGIIDSIKRQGIPGVIALAPGDGDNGVLSAAEILDLKLKTTLFLISATEVTKSQITSDGISGLSLSLISAGVPSVIMPLWSSPEVPTTFFMTEFYNQLNQTGDKAKALRQAMLKTKEQYPNPRDWAGFMLIGERK, from the coding sequence ATGCAATTTTTAACATTAAATAAAAATAAATCTGTTTTTTCCTTAATCGCTTTAAATTGTTTAATTACTTTACAATTGGCATTTTTTTTAGCAATACCGGGGTGGACTCAGACTATAGATGATAATCGTTTATATCAAGCTAATCTCTTACTAGGATTAGGAATTAGGCAGCATCAGACTGCCCAATTTGCAGAAGCAATAGCATCTTTAGACAAAGCCTTGCAGCTTTTTCGGCAGAATAAGAACGCTGTTGGCGAAGCAAATACTCTCAGTATTTTGGGTAAAATTTACTTTACTTTAGGACAGTACAAGCGAGCAGTTGATTGTTATCAGCAGCAAAGAAATGTTTTGTTGGCGCTTGGCGATCGCGCAGGTGAAGCTAAGGCTTTAGACGATTTGAGTAATACTTATATCTATCAAGGAAATGGGAATGAAGCAAAAAAATTGCATGATTTAGCCCAAAAAATTAGAAAAGATATAGGTAATCCCCAAGGAGAAGCTGCTTTTTTAGGTAATATAGGGTTAGCCTATGAATCTCAAGGAAAGTTTCCCCAAGCAATTGCAACTTATCAACAGCAGTTAGCGATCGCACAAAAATCTAATGATGTTGTTAACATAAATAATTCCTTCAACAGATTAGCACAGGTTTACCAGTCGCAAGGACAGTACCAACAGTTAATGCAACTGTACCAGCAGCAATTGGCGATGGCTACGCCCGCCGCAGGCATCGCCCAGCAAAATCAAGACAGGGTAAGGGTTGCTGATTTACTAAGCCAACTAGCGCAAGTATACAAATCACAAGGACAATATCTGCAAGCAATAGAAATATATCAGCAGCAGTTGTCAACCATCAGAAATCTCAAAGACTCACTGGGAGAAATTAATTCTCTAAGCAATTTAGGAGGCACTTATCGTCAGAGTGGACAGTATGAACAAGCCCTAGAAATGTATCAGCAGCAGTTAGCTATCGCTCGCAACAAAAATGAACAATTACAAACAGGAGTAGCACTCAATAATATAGGCTTAACGCTGCTGCAAGCAGGAAAACTATCAGTAGCAGAAAAAACTCTAGTTGATGTGACAAAGGTTTGGGAACTCATCCGAGCGAAAGTAGGTAATAATATTAACTATGTTCAAGAACAAGCCGCTACCTATCGAATTTGGCAACAACTATTGATTGCTCAAAATCAACCTGAAGCGGCCTTAGAAATGGCAGAACGCAGTAAATCTTGGTCTATAGCTCAGTTGTTAGGAATGCGCTTGTCTTCTGAACCAGCATGGGCTGCTGCCAAAACTGCCCCTCCAGAACTAAATCCGCCAACAATTGACCAAATTCGCCAAATTGCTAAACAACAAAACGCCACATTAATTGAATATTCAATTATTCCTGATGAAGGTTTGTATGTTTGGGTAGTGCAGCCATCAGGTGATGTAAGGTTTCGTCGCATTGATATCAAATCTCAACCCACAATTTATCCTGTTTCCTCCATAGCTGATGTAGTTGCTAGTATTGGCGAAGCTATACAAATTAAAGGTAAGAGCGAAGCCTCAGCAAAAGCCAACATTCAAACAAACCCATTATTGCAGCTTCACCAGTTACTAATTAAACCCATTGCTGATTTATTGCCAAAAGAAACTGCTAGCCGTCTGATATTTATCACCCAACAAGAACTTTCTTTAGTTCCATTTGCAGCGCTGGTTGACATCTCTGGCAAATATCTAATTGAGAAACACACAATTGTCACTGTTCCGGCAATTCAAGTGTTAGCTTTAACTCATAAACAACAGCGAGGTTTTGCCAAAAATAATGCCTTAGTAGTGGGTAATCCAAGTATGCCAAGAATTGCCCTTTTCATTGGGCAACCACCGCAACCCTTAGCGCCTCTTGTCAATGCTGAACAAGAAGCAATAGAAATTGCTGAATTGTTGAAGGCTAAACCTTTGATTGCCAATCAAGCAACGAAGAAGACTGTTTTGCAACAATTAAAGAAAGCTCAAACAGTGCATTTAGCTACTTATGGGATAATAGATAGTATAAAGCGACAAGGTATTCCCGGTGTGATCGCTCTTGCTCCAGGTGACGGTGATAATGGTGTCCTGAGTGCCGCAGAAATTTTAGACTTGAAGCTGAAAACGACACTATTTCTTATCAGCGCCACAGAAGTGACCAAGAGTCAAATTACCAGTGATGGCATTAGTGGTTTATCCTTGTCTCTGATTTCTGCTGGAGTCCCTAGTGTAATCATGCCCCTGTGGTCATCACCTGAAGTCCCCACGACTTTTTTCATGACCGAATTTTACAATCAGTTGAATCAAACGGGTGACAAAGCCAAAGCTTTACGCCAAGCAATGTTGAAAACTAAGGAACAATATCCAAATCCCAGAGACTGGGCTGGATTCATGTTAATAGGTGAGAGAAAATAA
- a CDS encoding phage tail protein, with protein MLKQPEFLTSCRFYLELKLDGSIDSVDGYFMECQGFKRTQEVIPISEVTPQVWSKAKTGRIVSTHIPGNVKSSNLVLRRGMTSSMTLWNWLKAVEEGNWAQQRRDGFLTIYNQAAEAQATFEFKGAWPSSYTITDVKASANELEIEEIELVVEEFKRTNVSK; from the coding sequence GTGTTAAAACAACCCGAATTTCTTACAAGTTGCCGTTTTTACCTGGAACTCAAACTTGACGGTAGCATTGATAGTGTAGATGGGTACTTTATGGAGTGTCAGGGTTTTAAGCGGACTCAGGAAGTAATCCCAATTTCCGAAGTAACGCCACAAGTTTGGAGTAAAGCCAAAACTGGTCGGATTGTCAGTACGCACATTCCTGGTAATGTCAAAAGTAGTAATTTAGTTCTGCGTCGGGGAATGACATCATCTATGACCTTATGGAACTGGTTGAAGGCAGTAGAAGAGGGAAATTGGGCGCAACAGAGGCGAGATGGTTTTTTAACTATCTATAACCAAGCAGCCGAAGCACAGGCAACATTTGAATTCAAGGGTGCATGGCCGAGTAGCTATACAATTACTGATGTGAAAGCATCTGCTAATGAGCTAGAAATTGAAGAGATCGAATTAGTTGTTGAAGAATTTAAGCGGACAAACGTAAGTAAGTAA